One genomic region from bacterium encodes:
- a CDS encoding alpha/beta fold hydrolase gives MTVIITTLGIILLIIIAMLLLTRYMAYKFLAVKLRPKTKTPADFQLPYESVQFESEGRLLNGWIIRNNPQMPLVILVHGWESNAQGMLPHAQYLTTAGFNLFLYDARGHGDSQPEDYMSLVRFTEDLENAYRFVRHKTEFNNHPVMLLGHSMGGATVCLFTARHPEIIAVVVSSAFARFDLMIRDMFKTHTILFNLLYPVLVSHWERMLKVKMENWHPADHLARVQCPVFVAFGGQDEMFTAKHFETFTGVATNERDEKLWLPEGHHRNLYEFELYRTSVTNFLVRYAKANLYTLMTGERTYASLP, from the coding sequence ATGACGGTCATCATAACAACTTTAGGAATTATTTTATTAATTATAATTGCTATGTTACTTCTCACACGTTACATGGCTTACAAATTCCTGGCAGTTAAACTACGCCCCAAAACCAAAACACCGGCGGATTTTCAACTGCCGTATGAATCCGTGCAATTTGAAAGCGAAGGACGTTTACTCAACGGTTGGATAATTCGTAATAATCCTCAAATGCCATTGGTTATTTTAGTTCATGGCTGGGAATCCAATGCTCAAGGCATGCTCCCCCACGCACAATATTTAACAACGGCCGGTTTTAACTTGTTTCTATATGACGCACGCGGGCATGGAGATTCGCAACCCGAAGATTACATGTCGCTTGTTCGATTTACCGAAGACCTGGAAAACGCTTACCGTTTTGTGAGACACAAAACAGAATTTAATAACCATCCTGTGATGTTACTCGGACATTCGATGGGCGGTGCAACCGTATGTCTGTTTACAGCGCGACACCCTGAAATAATCGCTGTTGTCGTTAGCTCAGCATTTGCGCGTTTTGATCTCATGATTCGTGATATGTTTAAAACTCATACCATACTTTTTAACTTACTTTACCCGGTTTTGGTTTCTCATTGGGAACGTATGCTTAAAGTTAAAATGGAAAATTGGCACCCTGCCGATCATTTGGCGCGCGTCCAATGTCCTGTATTTGTAGCTTTCGGAGGACAAGATGAAATGTTTACGGCTAAGCACTTTGAAACCTTTACCGGCGTCGCTACTAACGAACGTGATGAAAAACTTTGGTTGCCCGAGGGGCATCATCGCAATTTATATGAATTTGAATTGTATCGCACATCGGTCACAAATTTTTTGGTCCGATATGCAAAAGCCAATTTATATACATTAATGACTGGAGAAAGAACATATGCATCTTTGCCTTAA
- a CDS encoding CDP-alcohol phosphatidyltransferase family protein, whose protein sequence is MLPKAVADGFTRLLQPLIAFSSRTRINPNWFTTLGLLLNAVAALIFVAGSMYGTRSDLHYIGWGGFFVLMGGICDILDGKVARSTGLSSRFGALYDSVIDRYSEVIMFLGMGYYLIGHNYFYESVFCFVALGGSTMVSYIRARSEGLQLECKVGLMQRPERVVWLGFGALFCGLSQYFVSPDFIFSIGSTHVFKPIYIFTGPIVIVAVLSNYTSVQRMIHSYHQSKTSN, encoded by the coding sequence ATGCTTCCCAAAGCGGTGGCTGACGGTTTTACTCGCCTTTTGCAGCCATTGATTGCATTTTCAAGCCGCACCCGAATTAATCCCAATTGGTTCACCACATTAGGACTTTTGCTCAATGCAGTTGCTGCACTTATATTCGTAGCCGGTTCAATGTATGGAACACGCAGTGATTTACATTATATTGGATGGGGTGGTTTTTTTGTTTTGATGGGCGGCATTTGCGATATCTTGGATGGCAAAGTGGCCCGCTCTACGGGACTTTCATCGCGATTTGGTGCATTATATGATTCAGTGATTGATCGCTATAGTGAAGTGATCATGTTTCTCGGTATGGGATATTACCTGATCGGACATAATTATTTTTATGAATCAGTTTTTTGTTTTGTAGCTTTGGGCGGTTCGACGATGGTCAGCTATATTCGTGCACGATCGGAAGGCTTGCAACTTGAATGTAAAGTCGGACTTATGCAACGGCCCGAGCGAGTGGTTTGGTTAGGTTTTGGCGCTTTATTTTGTGGCCTTTCTCAGTACTTTGTTTCACCGGATTTTATTTTTTCGATTGGGAGTACACACGTTTTTAAACCCATTTATATTTTCACCGGCCCTATTGTCATAGTCGCCGTGTTGTCCAATTATACGTCCGTACAACGTATGATTCACAGTTATCATCAAAGCAAAACATCAAACTGA
- a CDS encoding inositol-3-phosphate synthase translates to MGAVATTMVAGVIAVRKGLAQPVGSLTQLGTIRLGKRTEKRIPKINEFVPLSSLEQIAFGGWDIFEDNAYQAAIKAGVIEKDLLNQIKPELEAVKPMKAVFDQRYVKRLNGTHVKQGANKMELADMLRKDIQDFKKTNGCDRLVMVWCGSTEVFIKPTDVHQTIEAFEKGLRENDVNIPSSMIYAYAAIMEGVPYANGAPNLSADVPALVDLAQKKNVPICGKDFKTGQTLMKTILAPGFKARLLGMNGWYSTNILGNRDGEVLDDPESFKTKEESKLSVLEHILQPEVYPDLYGKISHVVRINYYPPRGDNKEGWDNIDIFGWLGYPMQIKVDFLCRDSILAAPIVLDLALFLDLASRSGFKGIQEWLSFYFKSPQHATAVYPEHDLFIQLMKLKNTLRWMRGEELITHLGLEYYD, encoded by the coding sequence ATGGGCGCTGTGGCTACGACAATGGTCGCAGGCGTCATTGCCGTTCGTAAAGGTCTCGCTCAACCAGTCGGATCGCTGACCCAACTTGGAACGATACGCCTCGGCAAACGTACCGAAAAACGAATACCTAAAATCAACGAATTTGTACCGCTTAGCAGTTTGGAACAGATCGCTTTCGGCGGTTGGGATATTTTTGAAGACAACGCCTATCAAGCAGCGATCAAAGCGGGTGTTATCGAAAAAGATTTGCTCAATCAGATCAAACCGGAGTTAGAAGCGGTAAAACCGATGAAAGCCGTTTTTGATCAACGTTATGTCAAACGCCTCAATGGTACACATGTCAAGCAAGGCGCCAATAAAATGGAATTAGCCGACATGCTTCGTAAAGACATCCAAGACTTTAAAAAAACAAACGGCTGCGATCGCCTCGTAATGGTATGGTGCGGTTCTACGGAAGTTTTTATCAAGCCTACCGATGTACATCAGACCATCGAAGCGTTTGAAAAAGGATTACGAGAAAACGATGTCAATATTCCCTCCAGCATGATATACGCTTACGCGGCGATCATGGAAGGCGTCCCTTATGCCAATGGCGCCCCCAATCTATCAGCTGATGTTCCGGCATTGGTGGATCTTGCACAGAAAAAAAATGTTCCCATCTGCGGAAAAGATTTCAAAACCGGTCAAACGCTGATGAAGACCATTCTTGCACCAGGATTCAAAGCCCGTCTGCTTGGAATGAACGGCTGGTATTCAACAAATATTCTCGGAAATCGCGATGGCGAAGTACTTGATGATCCGGAATCCTTCAAAACTAAAGAAGAAAGTAAATTATCCGTACTTGAGCACATTTTGCAACCGGAAGTGTATCCGGATCTTTACGGAAAAATTTCACACGTTGTACGAATCAACTATTATCCCCCACGCGGCGATAATAAAGAAGGTTGGGACAACATTGATATCTTTGGCTGGCTCGGATATCCGATGCAAATCAAAGTGGACTTTTTGTGCCGTGACTCCATATTAGCTGCACCCATCGTCTTAGATCTTGCTTTATTTCTTGATCTGGCATCTCGCTCCGGATTCAAAGGTATTCAAGAATGGCTTTCGTTTTATTTTAAAAGCCCTCAACACGCCACGGCAGTTTATCCAGAACATGATCTCTTTATCCAACTGATGAAACTCAAAAACACATTGCGTTGGATGCGCGGCGAAGAACTCATCACGCATTTGGGATTAGAATATTACGATTAA